From Ptiloglossa arizonensis isolate GNS036 chromosome 10, iyPtiAriz1_principal, whole genome shotgun sequence, the proteins below share one genomic window:
- the Smash gene encoding smallish isoform X2, producing the protein MPASQTAATERRNERMITHEPPKLKTTLKTPPKQATNPLQFVKVGPCSLYRTAQEQLQKVQEVKKIKQEVRDDPEDWQSNLDNWKSSRRKRQEHIIERVVEVKKLELEEHDRQRRRSKTFSEMMEERGNRGRKLSISLAMYHEEDANDLSDLGIGTSSGKSSVSGDTHDDTHSVLSDRDSEIEKNHSDLDNVPNESVINNDVTASSPTIIATSTTIAKKPFGNGFHSNHNHNNQEYDSATTATTSSPEPEEYTYEGAIRSYVSRVSQNIPRRSLVGLDAKLDSAKSSTNASKTSLNDDGKSTVPVVKVDILKRREIFEKASQKNNDSKTNNRLSGDFTGTKSIKERLSNLEKQKHEPENTEKSGKSLNRLSGDMSSIRERLSHLEKQTTERESKSCSVHRKLSTEELETVRPLRERLSTLEKYSSSDESSAPGTAHESRHNGELSAKTIKDRLSALDAARSKESADKRSFVGKHSLCFRDQENRIDTSTPSERSSSPDSEYRVPRTAFHRSLDSLDADASSGPDTFERVQSLEELDYGRRYPASSSSAELLNDTDREDSGIHTADVSCSVSQADEPVDEDIVHASTTIERHEVIEEKPEEPRDVETAKETVAEQSANAVSVNEISTISASQQEAVVTKKGTADTSGELSTNKSQSQAHIEVTNSSTLRPCPVTCRPIAYQSPKVPPRRTPPETLPKPKLPVPKELAETKTDSLPAKKTNVGSSSSVLFADEQNPKFDINEQGQSLSKEESIKITKACSVQLDPGVVDGCCTLSPARTVIVPTTLQLESNATSASNGSSKEVTKTTPVTSPRAASKIPTPLPRKTIGSKSSPTSSTSSLSPPVSPSSPKTPSLKSRTSNVKSPTVSISSPLFPKASEIPIPVSSSVTVPANIPSCIPVSSSTSPDQSSPVSKHVPLTASSTKHQVTVGEETLPGERRRTVVEICEKVVVPQGKTPTTPPVTPFITVDRVVDKQSSTTEEPIVIEKADEEEAAAICQPSPPVEHEEHEEKEAPMNGKIEAPEPSPRNSIEESIDSRGDAPETTASTNVPGPERPTTLTLVSQGIGTVDTMSLLSPVSPISKQILPLNLSSDEEIVMGLSFPLGPPTSVEPPKEKPPPPPVDISDEESLPIEPLKRLNSTRRIKKELRTRRSDFLGIEGVNDDDLERELTLTKPPDMAMILAEERRIEQLHRRSYDTDSNYEQDSSHERDSGVELGHAEDWTKQPVSPDMSQHSRQSSEPFGASVTSSEEDEITKKEREIIEVLEKEEQWRYGNNCEMNSDLGEKLAHKLRELEEEKMQLERERAQEAVLRRQEETLRKNEDNLRKQEEAMRKQQEETARQQEAAHVEAEAKRAEQKRQEEELRAQAEQLRLQNEIEEERRVADARRKEEKRIRTMENQIREQENTTLVGAGLNDQEDEFASGEVLRVERELLQLEQEELKRQRNNLAYREQKQLSLAEQLQEQWKSLLDVAHSSANNVQQYKNQPPVNYRSSMPNLQLQDVQRRRPPPPPIPPAKPLRLIEQRQRDVTIRNSRIPSADSIPQQVDAPLRHSASVTTLSSHAGQQMSRQTLQALSAVPRPRIVQSDQWVQRRKSDVPRGAHDLNYQHWLIQEAEQRRISEKNQRSPARKSQMHVTGTSVPYAMAPTRTDSKPLPDSIIQTLTQRVQNRAQEKPLPTRRRLEHSTSHEHLSPLQHQSPQHVLQQQKPQQPPPINPENQEKMLSVSGKKKCSHCGDELGRGAAMIIESLRLFYHMECFKCCVCHVRLGDGLMGTDVRVRNHKLHCHNCYSSDDGVKFSCV; encoded by the exons ATGCCTGCCTCGCAAACCGCCGCCACGGAGCGGCGAAATGAGAGGATG ATCACACACGAGCCGCCAAAATTAAAGACCACCTTGAAAACACCTCCTAAGCAAGCAACCAATCCTCTTCAGTTCGTCAAAGTTGGACCGTGTTCCTTGTATCGCACAGCTCAGGAACAGTTGCAAAAGGTCCAAGAagtgaagaaaataaaacaagaaGTCCGCGATGATCCCGAAGATTGGCAATCG AATTTGGACAACTGGAAGAGCAGTCGAAGGAAGCGTCAGGAGCACATCATCGAGCGGGTGGTCGAGGTGAAGAAACTCGAGCTGGAGGAACACGATCGGCAGCGTCGTCGAAGCAAGACTTTCTCGGAAATGATGGAAGAGAGGGGCAATAGGGGTCGCAAACTGAGCATCAGCTTGGCCATGTACCACGAGGAAGATGCCAACGACCTAAGTGACCTTGGTATAGGCACCAGCAGCGGAAAGAGCTCTGTTAGCGGCGACACTCACGATGATACGCACAGTGTCCTG AGCGACAGAGACAGCGAAATAGAGAAGAACCACTCGGACCTGGATAACGTGCCAAACGAGAGCGTGATCAACAACGACGTGACGGCATCGTCGCCAACGATTATCGCGACATCGACGACGATCGCGAAGAAACCGTTCGGAAATGGATTTCACAGCAACCACAATCACAACAACCAAGAGTACGACTCGGCGACGACAGCGACGACCAGCTCCCCGGAACCGGAGGAGTACACCTACGAGGGTGCGATTCGTAGTTACGTGTCGAGAGTGTCGCAGAACATACCGAGAAGATCGTTGGTCGGGTTGGACGCGAAGCTCGATAGCGCGAAGTCGTCGACGAACGCGTCGAAGACTAGTTTGAACGACGATGGCAAGTCCACTGTGCCGGTGGTCAAAGTGGATATACTGAAGAGGCGAGAGATCTTCGAGAAAGCGTCTCAGAAGAACAACGACAGCAAAACGAACAACAGGCTCTCCGGCGATTTCACCGGTACGAAATCGATCAAGGAAAGGCTCTCGAacctggagaagcagaaacacGAGCCGGAGAACACCGAGAAGAGCGGCAAATCGTTGAACAGACTCTCGGGTGACATGAGCTCGATCCGCGAACGATTGTCGCATCTGGAGAAACAGACCACGGAGAGGGAGAGCAAGAGCTGCTCCGTTCATCGTAAATTGAGCACGGAGGAATTGGAGACGGTCAGACCGCTCAGGGAGAGATTGTCCACTCTGGAGAAGTATAGCAGCAGCGACGAGTCGTCTGCACCGGGCACAGCTCACGAGTCTCGACACAACGGCGAGCTATCCGCCAAGACCATCAAGGATCGTTTGAGCGCATTGGACGCGGCCAGGAGCAAGGAGTCGGCCGACAAGAGATCGTTCGTTGGTAAACACTCGTTGTGTTTCCGGGACCAGGAGAACAGAATCGACACATCCACACCGAGCGAGAGAAGCTCGTCGCCCGATTCGGAGTATCGCGTGCCCAGGACCGCTTTTCACAGAAGCTTGGACTCACTGGACGCCGACGCCTCGAGCGGCCCCGACACATTCGAGCGTGTACAAAGCCTGGAGGAGCTCGATTACGGTAGACGTTACCCAGCCTCGTCCTCGTCCGCCGAGCTCCTCAACGATACGGATCGCGAGGACTCCGGCATCCACACCGCCGACGTGAGCTGCTCCGTCAGCCAAGCCGACGAACCGGTGGACGAGGACATCGTGCACGCTAGCACGACCATCGAGAGACACGAGGTCATCGAGGAGAAACCGGAGGAACCTCGAGACGTCGAGACAGCGAAAGAAACAGTCGCGGAACAGAGCGCAAACGCTGTATCCGTGAACGAGATTTCGACGATTTCTGCCAGCCAACAGGAAGCAGTAGTAACAAAGAAG GGTACTGCTGACACTTCTGGGGAACTGTCGACTAACAAATCGCAATCGCAGGCACACATAGAGGTTACTAACTCTAGTACACTTCGCCCCTGTCCTGTTACGTGTCGCCCGATCGCCTATCAAAGTCCCAAAGTACCTCCGCGACGAACACCTCCCGAAACGCTCCCGAAACCAAAGCTACCTGTACCCAAAGAACTCGCCGAAACCAAAACAGATTCTCTGCCCGCTAAGAAAACGAACGTAGGATCGAGTAGCTCCGTGCTCTTCGCGGATGAGCAGAATCCAAAATTCGATATCAACGAACAGGGCCAAAGCCTCTCGAAAGAGGAGTCGATCAAAATCACGAAGGCGTGTTCGGTGCAGTTAGATCCCGGTGTCGTCGACGGTTGTTGTACTCTGTCACCGGCCAGGACAGTGATCGTTCCAACGACCCTTCAGCTAGAGTCTAACGCTACCTCAGCCTCGAACGGTTCTTCGAAAGAAGTAACAAAGACCACGCCAGTCACGTCACCGCGGGCAGCATCGAAAATCCCTACCCCGCTTCCTCGAAAGACGATAGGCAGCAAATCGTCCCCGACGAGTTCCACGTCGTCCCTGAGCCCACCCGTTTCGCCCTCCTCGCCAAAAACACCATCCCTGAAGTCGAGAACGTCGAACGTGAAGAGTCCGACCGTTTCGATCTCGTCCCCACTGTTTCCAAAAGCATCGGAGATACCGATCCCCGTTAGTTCCAGCGTCACGGTTCCAGCCAATATTCCATCATGTATACCCGTGTCCTCGTCCACGAGCCCGGATCAATCGTCCCCGGTGTCCAAGCACGTTCCCTTGACCGCGTCCAGCACGAAACACCAGGTGACGGTGGGTGAAGAAACACTGCCTGGAGAAAGACGCCGGACGGTGGTGGAAATTTGCGAAAAGGTGGTGGTACCTCAGGGCAAGACACCTACGACACCTCCAGTGACACCGTTCATCACCGTGGATCGCGTCGTTGACAAGCAGAGCTCAACAACCGAG GAACCGATCGTTATCGAGAAAGCGGACGAAGAGGAGGCAGCGGCGATTTGCCAGCCGAGCCCGCCAGTCGAACACGAAGAGCACGAGGAAAAGGAAGCGCCGATGAACGGGAAGATCGAGGCTCCCGAGCCATCGCCGCGAAACTCGATCGAGgagtcgatcgattcgcgcggcGATGCACCTGAGACCACCGCGTCCACGAACGTCCCTGGGCCTGAAAGACCGACGACCTTGACCCTCGTCAGCCAAGGAATCGGCACGGTGGACACGATGAGCCTGCTCAGCCCGGTGTCGCCCATCTCGAAACAG ATTTTGCCGCTGAATTTATCCAGCGACGAGGAAATAGTCATGGGGCTGTCGTTTCCTCTTGGACCACCAACCAGCGTGGAACCACCGAAGGAGaaaccaccaccgccaccggtgGACATCAGCGACGAGGAGAGCCTTCCCATAGAACCCTTGAAGAGATTAAATTCTACGCGCAGGATCAAGAAGGAGCTACGCACGAGGCGCTCCGATTTCCTTGGAATCGAAGGG GTAAACGACGACGATTTGGAACGCGAACTGACTCTAACTAAGCCACCGGACATGGCGATGATCCTGGCCGAGGAGAGACGCATCGAGCAGCTTCATCGTCGTTCTTATGACACCGATAGCAACTACGAACAGGATTCCAGCCACGAAAGGGATTCTGGAGTCGAGTTGGGCCACGCCGAAGACTGGACCAAGCAACCGGTCAGCCCGGACATGTCTCAACACAGTCGTCAGAGCAGCGAGCCGTTCGGCGCGAGCGTGACCTCGTCCGAAGAGGACGAAatcacgaagaaagaacgagagaTCATCGAGGTCCTCGAGAAAGAGGAGCAGTGGCGGTACGGGAACAATTGCGAGATGAACAG TGACTTGGGGGAGAAATTGGCGCACAAGCTTCGCGAACTCGAAGAGGagaagatgcaactggaacggGAACGCGCCCAGGAAGCGGTCCTTCGTCGACAGGAAGAAACCCTACGCAAAAACGAGGACAACCTGCGCAAACAGGAGGAGGCGATGCGCAAACAGCAAGAGGAGACCGCGCGACAACAAGAAGCGGCGCACGTCGAAGCCGAGGCGAAACGCGCCGAGCAGAAGAGACAAGAAGAGGAGCTGAGGGCCCAAGCGGAACAGCTGAGACTCCAAAATGAAATCGAGGAGGAAAGGAGGGTGGCGGATGCTCGTCGTAAAGAAGAGAAACGCATTAGAACCATGGAGAATCAAATTCGCGAGCAAGAG AACACAACATTGGTTGGTGCTGGGTTGAACGATCAAGAAGACGAGTTTGCTTCCGGG GAAGTTCTCAGAGTGGAACGAGAATTGCTTCAATTGGAGCAAGAAGAATTGAAACGACAACGCAACAACCTGGCGTACCGTGAACAGAAACAACTGTCTTTGGCGGAGCAACTGCAGGAACAATGGAAATCCTTGCTAGACGTTGCGCATAGCTCAGCGAACAATGTTCAACAGTACAAGAATCAGCCACCGGTTAATTACAGGTCATCGATGCCCAATCTTCAGTTGCAGGACGTGCAAAGAAGaagaccaccaccgccgcccatACCACCGGCGAAACCGTTGCGTTTGATCGAACAGAGACAACGAGACGTCACTATCAG GAACAGCAGAATTCCATCCGCGGATTCGATTCCGCAACAAGTGGACGCTCCTTTGAGACACAGCGCATCGGTCACGACCCTTTCCAGCCACGCTGGTCAACAGATGAGCAGGCAGACGTTGCAGGCACTTAGCGCAGTTCCTCGACCACGAATCGTTCAAAGTGACCAGTGGGTCCAACGAAGGAAGAGCGACGTGCCACGAGGCGCTCACGACTTGAACTACCAACATTGGCTCATCCAA GAAGCGGAACAGAGAAGGATTAGCGAGAAAAATCAGCGATCACCAGCGCGGAAATCTCAAATGCACGTAACAGGAACGTCCGTTCCTTACGCCATGGCCCCAACGAGGACGGACAGTAAACCATTACCAGATTCCATTATACAAACTCTTACACAAAGAGTACAGAACAGAGCTCAGGAAAAGCCTCTACCAACAAGAAGAAG ACTCGAACACAGTACTAGCCACGAGCACCTTTCCCCGCTGCAACACCAATCGCCGCAACACGTCTTGCAACAACAAAAACCTCAACAACCACCGCCAATTAATCCCGAGAATCAAGAAAAGATGTTAAGCGTCAGTGGGAAGAAAAAGTGCTCGCACTGTGGAGACGAATTAG GTAGAGGTGCAGCAATGATCATCGAAAGTCTGCGATTGTTCTACCATATGGAGTGCTTCAAATGCTGCGTGTGCCACGTGCGGCTCGGCGACGGCCTAATGGGAACAGACGTCCGCGTTCGGAATCACAAGCTCCACTGCCATAACTGCTACTCCAGTGACGACG GTGTCAAGttcagttgcgtgtga